A part of Ziziphus jujuba cultivar Dongzao chromosome 8, ASM3175591v1 genomic DNA contains:
- the LOC107413119 gene encoding RING-H2 finger protein ATL70: MSSNDGSSEFSRYSYGIGVSVGIILIIVVITLLSHFCNRRSTAPLPSDNPSSTTSNSLTNVTTQPDDESITTGLDDATLRSFPKLLYAHAKLHKDKSTASCCCSVCLADYKDKDMLRLLPDCGHLFHLKCVDPWLRLNPTCPICRNSPLPTPLAEVAPLAARLDRMV, from the coding sequence ATGAGCTCCAACGACGGTTCATCGGAATTCAGTCGTTATTCATATGGAATTGGAGTCTCGGTGGGGATAATTCTCATCATAGTTGTGATAACTCTTCTTTCCCACTTCTGCAATCGAAGAAGTACAGCTCCTTTACCTTCAGACAATCCATCTTCTACTACCAGCAACTCTCTAACAAATGTCACCACTCAACCCGACGACGAATCAATCACCACCGGCCTCGACGACGCCACTCTCCGGAGCTTTCCGAAGCTGCTCTATGCTCATGCCAAGCTACACAAAGACAAATCCACGGCTTCATGCTGCTGTTCCGTCTGCTTGGCGGATTACAAGGACAAGGATATGTTGAGGCTGCTTCCCGACTGTGGCCACCTCTTCCATCTCAAGTGTGTCGACCCTTGGCTGCGCCTGAATCCGACGTGCCCTATCTGCCGGAATTCGCCTCTTCCCACCCCTTTGGCTGAGGTTGCTCCCTTGGCGGCTAGGCTGGATCGAATGGTTTGA
- the LOC125421512 gene encoding WAT1-related protein At5g07050: MVVIQLANGVTNILIKISLDKGFSQLVFVVYRHLIAMLLLGPFAYVLERNQRPSLSFSIITKIFVLSSLGTTIHLNVYYAGLAYTSPTVACALSNVSPCLTFLIALLLRMEKLKIASMRSKAKVLGTVICVCGSLVFTIWKGHLLKGFVEKPLIDIKAGSVGEFKHTKQNWIKGVALILISYIALSGWLILQAVVLKVYPARLSLNTMICFFASLQSSILALFFERTPTSWKLQWDVNLLTTVYCGVVIAAFVYYLQLWCISNKGPVFVAMFSPLLLIFVAIFSAIAFAERLHLGSLMGAFVIIVGLYLVLWGKRADSNQIRKHQCDDSKVPEISTKDVPMLNPVREEA, from the exons ATGGTAGTAATTCAATTAGCAAATGGTGTAACAAACATTCTCATCAAAATTTCGCTTGACAAGGGATTCAGTCAACTCGTTTTTGTGGTCTATAGGCATCTAATTGCCATGCTTTTGCTAGGACCATTTGCTTATGTGCTTGAAAG GAATCAGCGGCCTTCACTCTCATTTTCAATAATTACTAAGATTTTTGTGCTTTCATCACTTGGGACTACAATCCATCTGAATGTGTACTATGCTGGTTTAGCATATACTTCTCCGACTGTTGCATGTGCCTTGAGCAATGTTTCGCCTTGTTTGACATTTCTCATAGCACTTCTGCTCCG GATGGAGAAATTGAAGATTGCAAGTATGAGAAGTAAGGCAAAGGTGTTGGGAACAGTAATTTGCGTATGCGGGTCTCTTGTTTTTACAATCTGGAAAGGACACCTTTTGAAAGGTTTTGTGGAAAAGCCACTCATAGACATCAAAGCTGGATCTGTAGGTGAATTTAAGCACACTAAACAAAACTGGATCAAAGGCGTAGCTCTTATCCTCATTAGCTACATCGCGTTGAGTGGATGGTTAATTCTCCAG GCTGTAGTCTTAAAAGTGTACCCGGCTCGATTGTCACTGAATACTATGATCTGCTTCTTCGCCTCACTGCAATCTTCAATACTTGCCCTCTTTTTTGAAAGAACACCCACTTCATGGAAGCTGCAATGGGATGTCAATCTTTTAACCACCGTTTACTGT GGAGTTGTGATCGCAGCTTTTGTATACTATCTGCAACTATGGTGCATTAGTAACAAAGGACCAGTTTTTGTTGCAATGTTTAGTCCACTACTACTAATTTTCGTGGCAATATTTTCAGCAATTGCTTTTGCGGAGAGACTTCATTTGGGAAG CTTAATGGGAGCATTTGTCATCATTGTGGGACTGTATTTGGTACTATGGGGCAAAAGGGCAGATTCGAATCAGATTCGAAAACATCAGTGTGATGATAGCAAAGTGCCAGAGATTTCCACCAAGGATGTCCCAATGCTGAATCCTGTTAGAGAAGAAGCATGA